The following proteins come from a genomic window of Platichthys flesus chromosome 1, fPlaFle2.1, whole genome shotgun sequence:
- the trmt10c gene encoding tRNA methyltransferase 10 homolog C, whose protein sequence is MLRLFNIQGFHEVYRCSRFVASCVTRRQKLPGFLPVCHHRASMSVRLLSTGSPVWKDALQPEGDKSDCLSRVDLDKWKSVMRSKAASEERQQVDDDEDGSDQDEKGGVSSLEATRDLVVMWRQAGKLVPVEMTDEEVDELSKLTTKSARKKYLKYLAIKEGYKRSHKEKQQQRKVEREAMLERRREEGGDTEEMRNTFLLKFWSRSLDKVLAWKSAQAMLFNQPLVFDLSYSSNMSRRELENTVSQLMEVDGWNRRASEPYHLHFCNLQPGGAYETELLKRYGEETWDRLLITSTERQHVDVFPRDRLVYLTADSPNVLRTFDHSKVYIIGALVDKSIQSGLSLANAKRLKLATARLPLDEFLHWEIGAKNLTLDQMIRIMLALKDTGKWEEALTFVPKRKHDGFLQPQQQQHQQHKGIIHNKGRGVTNHGPREDGDRLFRSGERTFKTGDQGLYRSHTEPRFTGRDRMAGVSSDRENKAAVTKVRTSFKNNVEQRNKASKVWWNDE, encoded by the coding sequence ATGTTGCGGCTCTTCAACATCCAGGGGTTTCATGAAGTCTACAGGTGCAGTCGGTTTGTGGCATCTTGTGTCACCAGGCGACAGAAGCTCCCAGGCTTTCTCCCAGTCTGTCACCACAGAGCCTCCATGTCGGTCCGCCTCCTCAGCACCGGCAGCCCGGTGTGGAAAGATGCTCTGCAGCCTGAAGGAGACAAGTCAGACTGTTTGTCCAGAGTCGATCTGGACAAATGGAAATCTGTGATGAGATCGAAAGCTGCATCAGAAGAGAGACAACAGGTCGACGATGACGAGGATGGAAGCGACCAGGATGAGAAAGGTGGCGTTTCTTCCCTGGAGGCCACCAGGGATCTGGTCGTGATGTGGCGGCAGGCTGGGAAGCTGGTACCCGTAGAGATGACGGACGAGGAGGTGGATGAGCTGTCGAAGCTCACCACCAAGTCCGCCAGGAAGAAGTACCTGAAGTACCTGGCCATCAAGGAGGGCTACAAGCGGAGCCacaaggagaagcagcagcagaggaaggtgGAGAGGGAAGCCATGCTGGAgcgaaggagggaggagggcggTGAtacagaggagatgagaaacACCTTCCTCCTCAAGTTCTGGAGCCGCTCCCTGGACAAAGTGCTGGCCTGGAAGAGCGCCCAGGCCATGCTGTTCAACCAGCCGCTGGTGTTTGACCTGAGCTACTCCTCCAACATGTCCAGGCGGGAGCTGGAGAACACAGTGTCCCAGCTGATGGAGGTGGACGGGTGGAACCGGCGTGCCAGCGAGCCCTACCACCTCCACTTCTGTAACCTGCAGCCGGGTGGTGCCTACGAGACGGAGCTGCTCAAACGCTATGGTGAGGAGACCTGGGACCGCCTGCTCATCACCAGCACGGAGCGCCAGCACGTCGATGTGTTCCCCCGGGACCGGCTCGTGTACCTCACCGCCGACTCCCCCAACGTCCTCCGCACCTTCGACCACTCCAAGGTCTACATCATCGGAGCTCTGGTAGACAAGTCCATCCAGTCGGGCTTGTCCCTCGCCAACGCCAAGCGTCTGAAGCTGGCCACGGCCCGTTTACCGCTGGACGAGTTCCTGCACTGGGAGATAGGGGCCAAaaatctgactctggaccagatGATCCGCATCATGCTCGCTCTCAAGGATACGGGGAAATGGGAGGAGGCGTTGACATTCGTGCCCAAGAGGAAGCACGATGGATTCCtccagccgcagcagcagcagcatcagcagcataAAGGGATTATCCACAACAAGGGCCGGGGAGTCACAAATCATGGGCCAAGAGAGGATGGAGACAGGCTGTTCAGATCTGGAGAAAGGACATTTAAAACTGGGGACCAGGGTCTTTACAGGTCACATACTGAGCCCAGGTTCACCGGCAGAGACAGAATGGCTGGAGTGTCCagtgacagagaaaacaaagcagctgtgACCAAAGTACGGACTTCTTTTAAGAACAACGTGGAACAAAGAAATAAGGCCAGCAAAGTGTGGTGGAATGATGAGTGA
- the txnl4b gene encoding thioredoxin-like protein 4B has protein sequence MSYFLPKLTCKKDIDEVIKCVAEKVVVLRFGRDEDSVCLQLDEILSKTSHDLSNMASIYIVDVNKAPIYTRYFDISYIPSTVFFFNGQHMKVDYGSPDHTKFVGSFKTKQDFMDLIEVIYRGAMRGKMIVQSPIDPRNIPKYDLLYHGI, from the exons ATGAGTTACTTTTTGCCGAAATTAACTTGTAAAAAAGACATAGATGAGGTTATTAAATGTGTGGCGGAGAAAGTCGTAGTTCTGAGGTTCGGCAGAGACGAAGACTCGGTTTGTCTCCAGCTCGACGAGATT TTGTCAAAAACTTCCCACGACCTCAGCAACATGGCGTCGATCTACATCGTGGATGTGAATAAAGCTCCGATCTACACGAGATACTTTGACATCAGCTACATCCCCTCCACCGTCTTCTTCTTCAACGGGCAGCACATGAAGGTGGATTACGG ctcCCCAGATCACACCAAATTTGTCGGCAGTTTTAAGACAAAGCAAGATTTCATGGATCTGATTGAAGTCATATACAGAGGAGCCATGCGGGGAAAGATGATTGTTCAGAGTCCCATCGACCCTCGGAATATTCCCAAATATGATCTCCTCTATCATGGAATTTAA
- the mrpl16 gene encoding 39S ribosomal protein L16, mitochondrial, with protein sequence MISFIKAAAGGLTGICRSSGHRQGPLYSHLKVLVAGLKTYDIPPDFSDVVLPEKPKLKFINKVPNLKKAKKEMKKLRDIQGPARAANTFTTGSYAIVALGGGYLHWGHIEMIRLTINRKMDSRTTFARWRVNAPYKPLTRKGLGQRMGGGKGAIDHYVTPVRYGRLIVEVGGKVELGEVQHILIEVAKKLPFPAKVMSRESLAELHQKQADMEENNQNPWTFKQIVQGNMLGIRKVLSPFDLHNHGRFTGKFHIPGRV encoded by the exons ATGATCTCATTCATCAAGGCCGCTGCAGGCGGACTGACCGGAATCTGCAGATCCTCCGGTCACCGACAAG GTCCTTTGTACAGCCACTTGAAAGTCCTGGTTGCTGGACTCAAGACGTATGACATCCCACCAGACTTCAGTG ATGTGGTGCTACCGGAGAAACCTAAACTGAAGTTCATTAACAAGGTGCCCAACTTAAAAAAGGCCaaaaaagagatgaagaagcTACGTGATATCCAAGGACCGGCGAGGGCAGCAAATACCTTCACTACAGGATCGTACGCTATCGTG GCCCTAGGCGGGGGCTACCTACACTGGGGTCACATTGAGATGATTCGTCTAACCATCAACCGCAAGATGGATTCCCGGACTACATTTGCCCGGTGGCGCGTCAATGCACCATACAAGCCCCTCACGCGTAAAGGTCTGGGTCAGCGCATGGGTGGAGGAAAGGGAGCCATCGACCACTATGTGACGCCTGTGCGCTACGGCCGTTTAATCGTGGAGGTGGGAGGAAAAGTGGAGCTGGGGGAGGTGCAGCATATCTTGATTGAGGTGGCAAAGAAGCTGCCTTTCCCTgccaag GTCATGAGCAGAGAGAGCCTAGCAGAACTGCATCAGAAGCAGGCTGATATGGAGGAGAACAACCAGAATCCCTGGACCTTTAAGCAGATTGTGCAGGGCAACATGCTGGGGATCAGGAAGGTGCTCAGCCCCTTTGACCTGCACAACCATGGACGCTTCACTGGCAAATTTCACATCCCAGGGAGGGTGTGA